The Chryseobacterium phocaeense genome includes the window CGGTTTCATTTTTAAAAATTCTCTGAAGACTTCGGACTGACATTTTTGCTTTCTCAGCCAATAAATCAGTGTCCAGGCTATACTTAAAATTTGAATTAATATAAGTACAGACCGGAATAATTCTCACATCAGAAGGAACGGGAATTTCCAGATAACTGCTTTCCCTGCAGAAGTTCGGGAGACTCTTTAGAATGGCTTTAAAAAATAAATCCTGCTCCTCATCTTCCTGAATCAGCTGGTTCCATTTGGACGCATACAAAAGCATTTCTTTCAAAACAGGAGGAACGGCAAAAACCTGAACATCTTTATAAAAATCTTCCTCAAAAACCGTTTTAAACAGAAAGACCATTAAATTGACGGTCTTAGCTTCCGAAGTGATTCTGTGTGCTTTTCCCGAAGGAATCCAGATGACGTGATACTGCGGCACCAGATAGATCTTCCGGTCGATATGGAAATACTGGTATCCTTCTTCTACAAAAGTGAGCTGGGCACGGTGATGGGCATGTTCATGATCGTCATGTTTCCAGTTTTTTTCACACCATACATAGGCTTCTTTTTCGATAGTATCCACAAACCGGCTGTCCTTTTGTTGGGTCAAGCCACATTTTAAAGTGTCGTTCTGCATAGAATTTTTGGCAAATTTAATAAAAACGACAGTATTAATTTTGTAAAGTAATATTTATCCATTTAAAATGAAAAAACTAAGTACGGTTTTTGTATTAATCCTATTATTAAAAATCACCACCATCATGGCACAGGACAATAAAGCTAAAATATTGGTTCTCATCCATTCAGATAATGGAGGAACGTATGAACTGGCTAAAGAAATAGCATCAGGGATCGAAAGCAACAAGACAGCTTCAGCAGTGATTAAGCTCGTAGAAGAATCTCAAAATCCCAGATTGAAAAATATTCCCATAGCGACAGCAGATGAGCTTCCATCGTATGACGGAATTGCTTTCGGATCACCGGTTTATTTTGGAAATATCAGTACCGGAATGAGCAGATTCTTATCCAAAACGGTTGATTTATGGACGAATCACGCATTGGAAGGAATGCCCGCCACAGTTTTTATGTCAGCGGGAAGCGGAGCGGGTAAGGAACTGGCACTTCAGGCATTCTGGAATACATTAGCTGTTTACGGCATGGTGCTGGTATCCAATGGAATCAGGGGGACTGAAAACATTAATAAAGCAATTCCTCAGGGAAATTCAGTGTTGGGTGTAACAAGCATGGCTTCCCTCAAAGACGTGGAAAGACCTACCAAAGACGAGCGTGGGCTGGCAGAACTTCAGGGTAGAAATTTTGCAAAAACAGCAATTGCCCTGAAAGGAACATTTGCTAAAAAACAGAGCGTAGCAGCTACAGCACCGTCTTCTGAGGATATAGATCACATTCTGAAACAGAAAAAGATCGTGTTGCCGAAAGTTCCGCAGCCAGCCGGAAACTATAAGCCTTATGTACGTTCCGGAAACCTGGTATTTATCAATCAGGTGGCTTTAAAAGACGGTAAGATTTTAAATCCGGGAAAGCTGGGCGTTGACGTTAATGAAGAACAGGTAAAAGAGGCTACAAAAGCCACGATGCTTAATGTCATAGCTGTTTTAAAAGAAGCTGTGGATGGTGATCTGAACCGCGTAAAACAATGTGTGCAGTTAACCGGAATTTTCAATACCAAAGATGATTACACCAAACATGCCGACCTGATGAATACGGCATCTGACCTTGCAGTAGAAGTTTTTGGAGAAAAGGGAAAACATGCCAGAGCGACCTTCGGGGCATCATCGGTTCCGGTGAACTCGTCAGTTGAAATACAGGCTGTTTTTGAAGTAGAGTAAAGATTCTACTAATTATACACATCTGCCTAATCTGTTCAATTCGCTAGAAACATTGAATCTCACGCGGATTGAGCAGATTAGGCAGATTTTTTATTGCATACATTATATTCGATTCAATAGGAACGGTTTTAATCCATCCTAAAAATGAAAAATTCCTGAGCTTTAGCCAAAATCTAAATGAACATCCTTATTCTGTCAGTCGTAACACATCAGAAATCGTCTGTATACTTTCTTCCAGCAGCTCTTCGGAAAGAGAGCCGTAGCTTAACCTGAATCCGTTGATAGTTTTGTCATAACTGTACTGCTTCGGATGGATAATGTGGATGCTTTTCTCAATCAGCAGAGCAGTAACTTTATCCCAGTCTGATTTTTTTTTCGGAACAATCCAGAATGCAAGACCGCCTTCCGGAACAGCAAAATCAACAATGTCTTTCAAATGTTTTTCCAAAAGACTGAAAACAAAATCCCTTTTGTTTTTATAATGAACCGTCGCTTTTTTAATATGCTTTTTAACAGCTCCATCCTTGATCAGCTGCAAAACGGCCTGTTCCATAATCACATCTCCCTGAACATCAATTATCTTCCTTAAATCTCCGATCTTTTGAATGAATTCGGGATCTTTGGAAGCAAGGTAACCGATTCTCAGTGCCGGAGCGACCACTTTACTCAGGGTGCCAATATAAACATAGTTTTGAAGTTCATTAAAGCTGGAAACCGGAAGGATAGGGCGGTAACCAAAATGGAATTCATTATCATAGTCGTCTTCAATAATAGTAATCCCGTACTGATTGGAAAGTTCAATGAGTTCGAGTCTTCGGGCAAGG containing:
- a CDS encoding helix-turn-helix domain-containing protein, whose amino-acid sequence is MQNDTLKCGLTQQKDSRFVDTIEKEAYVWCEKNWKHDDHEHAHHRAQLTFVEEGYQYFHIDRKIYLVPQYHVIWIPSGKAHRITSEAKTVNLMVFLFKTVFEEDFYKDVQVFAVPPVLKEMLLYASKWNQLIQEDEEQDLFFKAILKSLPNFCRESSYLEIPVPSDVRIIPVCTYINSNFKYSLDTDLLAEKAKMSVRSLQRIFKNETGITLQKYHQLVRILKSIELIDTGQYTLSQIAYMTGYQSLSAFTASYFAIMKSKPKVRKTA
- a CDS encoding Atu1372/SO_1960 family protein; this encodes MKKLSTVFVLILLLKITTIMAQDNKAKILVLIHSDNGGTYELAKEIASGIESNKTASAVIKLVEESQNPRLKNIPIATADELPSYDGIAFGSPVYFGNISTGMSRFLSKTVDLWTNHALEGMPATVFMSAGSGAGKELALQAFWNTLAVYGMVLVSNGIRGTENINKAIPQGNSVLGVTSMASLKDVERPTKDERGLAELQGRNFAKTAIALKGTFAKKQSVAATAPSSEDIDHILKQKKIVLPKVPQPAGNYKPYVRSGNLVFINQVALKDGKILNPGKLGVDVNEEQVKEATKATMLNVIAVLKEAVDGDLNRVKQCVQLTGIFNTKDDYTKHADLMNTASDLAVEVFGEKGKHARATFGASSVPVNSSVEIQAVFEVE